From a region of the Fischerella sp. JS2 genome:
- the kdpA gene encoding potassium-transporting ATPase subunit KdpA yields the protein MLQEWIQIALTLLIVVVITPFFGRYMALVFQEQRTFLDPIVNPIEQVLYSLIGVKAKDNMTGWQYARAIIYSNIVMGLLIFFIIMNQEWLPLNPTKIGAPTWDTALHTTISFITNTNQQHYSGETYMSYASQMWGLGYHMFTSAATGIAVAIAFIRGLTGRPLGNFYVDLIRSITRVLLPISIVGAIAFMAAGVPETLAGPVIVPTLEDPNISQAIARGPVAHYEIIKELGENGGGFFAINSAHPFENPNGFTNLIQLVAILSIPTSLIYTYGIFANNIKQAWLVYCIPLAILIGFIIITAIGEYNGNPAVNTLLGSNQPNLEGKEVRFGWAQSALYAAITTATMCGAVNSMHDSYMPSGGFVTLANMFLQIVFGGQGTGTAYLFAYLILAVFATGLMVGRTPEFLGRKIEKREVVLASFLILLVHPIAIMIPAAIALAFPDQLAGTSNPGFHGFAQVVYEYASAAANNGSGFEGLADSQPSPLAIATGTAPTTTALWWNLSTCFSLLAGRYIPIVGLLLLADSISRKQPVPLTTGTLRTDTRLFTGVTAGVILILGALTFFPVLAFGPIGEFFQIRNG from the coding sequence ATGCTACAAGAATGGATACAAATAGCATTAACGCTACTAATTGTAGTAGTAATCACGCCCTTTTTTGGGCGCTATATGGCGCTTGTTTTCCAAGAACAACGGACTTTTCTCGACCCAATTGTGAACCCAATTGAGCAAGTGCTTTACTCTCTAATTGGTGTTAAGGCTAAAGACAATATGACAGGCTGGCAATATGCACGAGCCATTATCTACAGCAATATAGTGATGGGGTTGCTAATTTTTTTCATCATAATGAATCAGGAATGGCTACCCCTAAACCCAACGAAAATTGGCGCGCCGACTTGGGACACAGCACTGCATACCACAATTTCCTTTATTACTAACACCAACCAGCAGCATTATTCTGGTGAAACTTACATGAGTTACGCTAGTCAAATGTGGGGACTAGGATATCACATGTTTACCTCAGCAGCGACAGGAATAGCAGTAGCGATCGCCTTTATTCGCGGATTAACAGGTAGACCACTGGGTAATTTCTATGTAGATTTAATTCGCTCAATTACGCGGGTATTACTGCCAATTAGTATTGTCGGTGCGATCGCTTTTATGGCTGCTGGCGTTCCGGAAACATTAGCAGGTCCTGTAATTGTTCCTACTTTAGAAGATCCTAATATTAGTCAAGCGATCGCTCGTGGCCCTGTGGCTCACTATGAAATTATCAAAGAACTAGGCGAAAACGGTGGTGGTTTTTTTGCTATCAACTCTGCTCATCCATTTGAAAATCCCAATGGGTTTACTAATTTGATTCAGTTGGTAGCAATTCTTTCGATCCCAACCTCGCTGATTTACACCTATGGTATCTTCGCCAACAACATCAAACAAGCCTGGTTAGTTTATTGTATTCCCTTGGCAATCCTTATTGGTTTCATCATCATTACAGCCATTGGCGAATACAACGGAAATCCGGCTGTGAATACTTTGTTGGGTAGCAACCAACCAAACCTTGAAGGTAAAGAAGTCAGATTTGGCTGGGCGCAATCTGCTTTATATGCAGCCATCACCACAGCCACAATGTGTGGTGCTGTCAATAGCATGCATGATTCGTATATGCCTAGTGGTGGTTTCGTCACCCTTGCCAACATGTTTCTGCAAATTGTATTTGGTGGACAAGGTACAGGAACAGCTTATTTATTTGCTTATTTAATCTTGGCAGTATTTGCTACAGGCTTGATGGTGGGACGCACACCAGAATTCTTGGGACGCAAAATTGAAAAGCGAGAAGTAGTGCTAGCCAGTTTCCTAATTTTGCTGGTTCATCCTATCGCCATTATGATCCCAGCAGCTATTGCTTTGGCATTTCCTGATCAACTGGCGGGAACTAGTAATCCTGGTTTTCACGGCTTTGCCCAAGTCGTTTACGAATACGCTTCAGCTGCTGCCAACAACGGTTCCGGATTTGAAGGCTTAGCTGATTCTCAACCCTCTCCATTAGCGATCGCCACAGGTACAGCACCAACTACAACCGCCCTGTGGTGGAACCTTAGTACTTGTTTTAGTCTCCTAGCAGGACGTTATATTCCAATTGTCGGTTTGCTCTTACTCGCAGATAGTATTTCCCGCAAGCAGCCAGTGCCTTTAACAACTGGTACACTGCGAACCGATACTAGATTATTTACGGGCGTAACCGCAGGCGTAATTTTGATCTTAGGTGCACTCACCTTCTTTCCCGTACTGGCATTTGGCCCAATTGGTGAGTTTTTTCAAATTCGTAATGGGTAA